The Leptolyngbya iicbica LK region GTCAAGTCGATGGGCTTGGGAATGAAGCGATCGCATCCCGCTGCGAGGCTTTCATGCTGTTCGACTTGAGACAGGCTGGCGGGTGACGCAATGATGGGGGTCTGGGCAAAGTCTGGGTGTTGGCGTAATAGGCGAGTCATAGCTAGCCCATCCAGTTCCGGCATGACCACGTCTGTAATGATCAGATCAGGACAATGCTTCAGGGCCAGTTCGTAGCCCACCTGGCCGTTTTCCGCTTCGATGACAGTAAAGCCAAGGGGCTCCAGCATATTGATCAGCACGAGACGATTTTCGGGATGATCGTCGATCGCTAGTAGGGTAAACGGTGGGCCTTGATAACCGATCACCTGGGGGGCGCTGGTGGTTTCGACATTGGCGAATTCTTTGGCCAGGGGCAGCGTCAGCTCAAACCAAAAGGTGCTGCCCTCACCCAAAACGCTCTCCAGATGAATTTCGCTGCCCATCATCTGAATAATTTGTTGGCTGATGGTGAGCCCTAGCCCGGTGCCCTCCGCATTGCGATCGCGATCGCCCGCCTGTTCAAACGCGCTAAACACTGACGTCAAGCGTTCCGGCGCAATGCCAATGCCCGTATCTTTGACGGTGAATCGTAAGCGCTTTAGCGGGCTTTGAATTGCTGTCTCCCCTGGTGTTGCGGGCAAGGTCGCGATGGCTGCTGGCTGGGGTTGATTCACGAGCCTAACCTGAAAGACGACTCGACCATGGTCGGTAAATTTCACTGCGTTGCTCAGCAAGTTCAGCAATACCTGACGCAGCCGCTTGTCGTCTGCATGCACGGCGGTCGGAAGATTAGCCGCCTCGTCATAAATAAAGTCAATACCTTTTTGGTGCGCTTTGACCGCACAAATTTCGGCCGTACCCTGCAAAAAGTTTGGCAGGTGAAAGTCTTGGGGATACAGCTCCATCTTGCGGGCTTCGATTTTGGCTAAATCGAGCACATCGTTAATTAACGTGAGGAGGTGCGAGCCGCATTGTTTAATAATGCTGATGCCCTGATGTTGCTTGCGGGTCAGGGTGGTGTCCCGCCCCAAAATTTGGGCATAGCCGAGAATGCCGTTTAACGGTGTCCGCAGCTCATGGTTCATATTGGCGAGAAACTCGCTCTTCGCTCGGTTCGCGGTATCGGCCTCTTCTTTAGCTGCTTGCAACTCAGCGGTGCGCCTTTGCACCCGGCGTTCTAGAGAGGCGTTGGTCGCTGCCAGCTTGGCTACCGACTCTTGCACCTGGGCGGCCATGGTGTTGAAAGTTTGTGCCAGGAGGCCTAATTCATTATTCGTCTTGATATCGACTCGCGCGGCCAAATCACCTTCACTCAGAGCAATGGAGGCTTCGGAGAGTTTATGTAAGGGGGTGGTGAGGCGGCGGGTCAGCACCCAACCCGCCCCCAGCGCGATCGCGATCGCCCCCGTCGCCCCCACACCAATGACCACAATCATGTGGCGCACAGGGGCATACACTTCCTGACTTGGCAGTTCTACCACGACCTGCCAATTGACTGACGTAATGGGCGAAACTGCTCCCAACACAGGGCGATCAGTGAGGCCGACGTATTGGTTGATCGCTTGATCATCCAGTTGATCTAAGGTCTCGACTAACTCTGTGTTGTTCAAATTTTGGATGGCTAGGTTTTCAAGCGGGCGATCAGAGCGAGTGATCACATGGTTCCGCTCGTCCAGAATGTAGACGTACCCGGTGTCGCCCACCTGTGTGCGAGAAATGACATACCCTAGGAACCGCAGATTCACTTCTGCAATCAAAGCCCCCGCGACCTCGTCTTCGCGATCGCGGATGGGGACGGCGAGCCTCACCGTTGGAAAGCGTAAGTTCGGATCAACCATCACGGTGCCAGCCACTTCTTCTTGCTGACCGTAAGCCCGGCGAAAAATCGGCGAATTTTCGAACTCCACCGGGTTGAAATCTTCATACGGAGCGACGGAACTGACAACTTGCCCCTCGCGATCAAGAATCAGGATGGCTTCGTAAGCATCATTTTGACGAGCTAGACCATTGAGCAAATCGGTTTGGACGCTGGGATCTAACTCACTTAAGCCTTTGACCCGGGCCAGATAGCTCAATTGGCGCTGCAAGCCATCCATATAGTTTTCGAGGCGGCTAGCAATGATCGCACTGCGCTCGCTTTGCAGGGCATTGATGTCTCGCATATGAGTGCCCAAGCTGACATAGATCAGCAGTGCGCCAATCGGTAAGGCCGTAAACAGCACCATTGCCAAAAGAGCTGCCCGAATCTGCTGCGCCAGCGATGACATCGATTTGCGAAAACTCGTGTGGTGATCGCGCTGTGGCGACCCCGGTGCAGTTTGAGTCATAGGTTTAGAATCCTGAAGTGGCACTGAGGTGGCAGTCGCTTCCAGTAATGGGAAAACAGGGAACGGATAAGGGCAGGGGCGAGGCGCCGTTAGTTCGGTGAAATATCGATTTCGCCCACCATCACCTGATTTTTGATGTCTTCAAACTGGGCTTCTTGAGCCTCGGTCAAAGAACCCCGGAACGGCGCAATGCTGTAAATCCCTTCTTTGAGGCCAAACTTATAAAGCTTGCCTTCCCATTTGCCTTGCAGCAGCAAATCTACCGAGTTGGCGACTAGCCGGGGCAAGTCTTGCAGCATACTCGTTAGGACCTGATCCGGAGCGAGTTCATATTGGTCGTTAGTCCAGCCAACGATCTTGACATTGTCATAAGCTGCGGTGACCGCTTTCAGTGCTTCAATGCCCGCTTCATCTGCATTAATGGCAAAGCGATCAAAGCCCTGTTCCGCTAAGCCGAGGACGACTTCTTTCCCCTTTTCACCATCGGTCCAGGTTTTGAGAAATTCGGTCGCCACTTCTACATCAGGTTTGGTGGCTAACGCTCCCTTGCGAAACAGCGCGGCTTCCTCCTCATAGACGGGATAGCTATCGCCGACAATATAAGCTACCTTATTCGTCTCGGTGGTCATCGCGGCCAGTGCCCCTGAGAGATAGCCGACTTCGCCCGAGCGAAACGCGATCGCACCTAAATTCTTGTTGTTGCCAGGATAAGTGGTGACAATAGCAAACTTGGAGCGCGGAAACTCCTCCGCGACCTTTTCGGCGCTTTGAATATAGCCCCCACTATGGGCAATGATGAAATCGTAGCCAGCGGCGGCATAGTCGCGAAAATACTCCTCAGACTCTTCGTCTCCAACCATTTCTGCCAAGGTAACTTCGGCATTAAATTCTTCGGCAATGAGCTGCAAGCCTTCGTAACCGCCTTGGCTCCAACTCCCGTCATCTTTGGCCCCCGTAGTTACCATTGCTACCCTCAACTGCCCTCCCTCAGTGGGCTCAGTTGCGGCATCGGTCGAGGTCGAAATCGTTGAATCGGTAGTGCTACAGCTCACAGCTAGAACAAAAGCCATGACCCCCAACAACAATCGCGTGACTAATGATTTAAGGTGCATGAGAAATCTAAGAACGTGTGGTGAACTCGAACGCTGAGTGTTAGTCGCGATTCATCCTGCTCGGAGCGTGCAGAATGGAGCCGAACTGTGTGCGGCCTTTGGTTGCGGCCTTTGGTCAATAAAGACGGTCAAGCGATGGGGGCGATCGCTGCAACAGTCAAAGGCATCATGCCCAAATGCGATCCAGCACTAACAGGCGGGGCGATCGCCCCGCACGAGTCAAAGCCTTAGGTCTACTCACCTGCCTAGCGCCAACGGAACGGTCAATCGGTGGCGCTCAAATGGAGCATCGCGCTGGGCTGGTAACTATCTTCAGCGACATCAGACGGCGTTGACGACGGCTGCTAAGCGGTAATTAAAACACAACAATAAATCTTGAATACATTCCCATCTTTTGGGCTTGTAGACGCAAGCTATGGTATTTTTATGACTTAATTTTCCTGAAGGAGTCTTTCTGTGGATATTAATGTCATTCTGACCAGCGTGACAGATATTATTGTCGCGTTTGGCCTCAAAATCATTGGTGCCATTATCTTTTGGTTTGTGGGTCGCTGGTTGATTGGTTTAGCGATCAAGATGATCTCCGCAGCCTTTCGCAGCAGTAACCTTGAAGAAACGCTACTGATTTATCTCAAATCAACTCTGGGCGTTTTACTAAATGTCATCTTAGTGGTGGCAATTCTTGGCTTTTTTGGTATCGAAACGACTTCCTTTGCGGCATTTTTGGCTGCTGCTGGTATTGCTATTGGGGCCGCATGGAGCGGTTTGCTAGCGCATTTTGCCGCCGGGGCGTTTCTGGTCATCTTCCGCCCTTATAAAGTGGGTGACTTTATCACTGCTGGCGGCATCACCGGCACTGTGAGGGAAATTGGCCTGTTTGTCACGAGCATCGACACGCTGGAAAATGTCAGAAATGTCGTGGGCAATAACGTTTTATTCTCAGATACGATTCAAAACTTTTCTACCAATCCCTATCGTCGGGTCGACTTGGTGGCGCAGCTCAATCATGATGTGAATCATAAGCACGCGATCGCCCTACTCAAAGAAAAAGTCAGCGCGATTCCTAATGTCATGGCCGAACCCGCTCCCGACGTAGAAATTCTCGAATTTACACCGATGGGGCCAGTTTTAGCAGTGCGTCCTTATTGTAATAATGACCACTACTGGCAAGTCTATTTCGATACCAATAAGGTGATTCGTGAAACTTGTGTAGAAGCTAACTTTAGTGCTCCGGAACAGCATTTGGTGGTGCATCGAACGGCGGCCTGACGAGTACTTTTGCACAGTCTGAAAGGCTAATGTTAGCCCTTTCCAAATTCAGCCGTGGTGCTTGAGCAGGAAAGGACTTTTTCTCGCCCATGGCCCGCAGGAGCGTACGCGGGAGCTCATCAAGTTAGGTGTCGATACGGGAGAACTGCTCTAGCCATTGAGACCATTGTTGGGAACTCAAAATGATTTCTGCTAACGCCGTATAGCCTTGCTCTCTGGGGTGGGCACCATCGTTGGCGATCGCCTCCTCCATCCAGCTAGGGGTGTTGAGCAGAGCTGCGCAGGTGCGGATATGGGGAATCGCCAACACCTGGCAGAGGTCGAGGATGTGCTGGTTCAGTTCAGCGAGTCGTTGGTTGGCGGCGAGGTCATTAGCGATCGGTGGCGACTCGACCATGAGCACCGGGTCGATTTTTTGAGCGTCGCCAAGGATGGCCTGGGCATAAGCCACGCTGTCAGCGAGGGGGACTCGCGGTTGGCTGGTCTCGTCATTGAGATTGACATCGTTGGCCCCAAACGAGAACACAAAGCCAACGCTGGCGGGGTTGGCCGAGCGAGACTGGACTTCTGGTTGCCATCGCTGGTGGATAAGCTGAGTGGTGTCGCCCCGAACCCCGAGGTTGTAGCCGGTGAAAGCATGATTATGAGCCATTGCCCGAGCGCAAACTCGACCGACCCAACCCAGGCAAGTCGGGTCACCCGTGCCGTGAATGAAGGAATCGCCAATGAAGAAGATGCGCGGGCTCATGGGAACTCAACCGCCCACAGACATGGACAAGGCGGGCTCATGACGACGGCTGCGCCAATCCCTGAGCCTGCAAAAAGTCGCGAACGCTCTGAGTCCAAAATGTCTCATCGACCGTGACGAGTAGGCTGTGACCCGTGTTCGGAAAGATCACGAGTTCTTTGGCTCCGGGCAAATTGTCATAAATGGCGTCAATTTCTTCCAGGGTGGTCCAGCGGTCTTTTTCTCCTTGGAGGATCAGAGTTGGCATTGACATCGACCGAGCATAGTTGACCGGATTATGGAAAAAGCCGTTTTCGCCATGCTGGATGCTGCCCCAAAACACCAACAATTCGGCGACGCCCGCTGTGGGAAAATCCTGAGCTTTCATGCGGGTTTTCACCGCATTCATGAAGTGGGCAAAGGGCATTTCTAAAATAGTGGCATCGGGCTGGAGACCGTCATCGACAGCCTTCATGACTGCGACACTACCCGCCGACACCCCGTACAGCACGTAGGGACGAGGCAGGCCAATTTGTTCGGCGTGGGCCATGGCGGCGGCGACATCTTCGGCTTCGCGCAGGCCCATCGTGGCGCTGGTGCCGCTGGAACCGCCCTGGCCGCGAAAATCGACCATCAGGGTGTGGTAGCCCATTTGGTGAAAGATCCCAGCGGGCCACATGAGCTGATGCGCTTTGTTGCCGCCGTTGCCCGGAAAGAGCAGCACCGTCCCCTGGGGCTCACCATAATAGGGAATGCGCCAGGCTTCGAGCCATTCTTCGTCGTTGATGGTGATGCGCTCGGTGGCGTAGTCGAGGCCAAATTCTGCCGGATTGCTGGCGTTTTCGGGTTTGGGGGCAAAGGCTAACCCCGGCAGCATGGAGTCGTTGTAATGGGTCAGGGTGTAGGCCCCAAAATAGGCCAGGCCATTGACCAAAACCAGTAGCACTGCGACAAAAAACAGGATGTACACCCGAGTTTTGCGACTGAGCAGTCCGGCCACCAAAAATGCGACCAAGCCAATGCCCGCCAGCCAAGCGGCGATGCTGATCAGGGGCAGTTGACTGAGGGCAAATTGACCCTGGGGGCGCAGCCATAAAAAAGCCAGTAAACCGACCAACAATACGCCCCAAGACAACAAACCGATTTGTAAGAAGACTAGCCGGGTTTTAGCACGGGAGCGGATCATGGCACTGTATCTGCACACTAGAGAGGGGCGGGGCGCTGGGCTTTGAGTAATAGGGAATTAACCACTACCGTGACGGAGCTAAAGGCCATCAATCCCCCAGCAACGGCGGGACTCAGACTGACGCCGTAGGCCGGTAGGAGAATGCCCGCAGCGGCGGGAATGCCGATGAGGTTGTACGCAAACGCCCAGGCGAGATTTTGCCGAATTTTAGCAACAGTTGCTCGACCTAGACGCAAAGATTCTAAAACTCCGGTGAGGCGATCGCTCATCAAGACGACACCAGCAGATTCTGCCGCAATATCAGTGCCGGAACTGAGGCTGATGCCGACATCGGCCTGGGCTAAGGCGGGCGCATCGTTGATGCCATCGCCCACCAGCGCCACGCGATGACCTTGAGCTTGCAGGGCCGCGATCGCCTGTGACTTGTCGGCGGGCAAGACTTCGGCGCGTACTTGCGTGGCGGGGATGCCCACGGTGGTAGCGATCGCTTGGGCGACGGGGGCGCGATCGCCCGTCAATAGGTGAACTTTGAGGCCCTGTTGCTGGAGTGCGGTGATCGTTTCTGGCGCGTCTTCTCGTAACTCATCCGCCACAGCGATAAGCCCCACCACGCGATCGCCCATGGCGATATACACCGCTGTTTGTCCTGGGGCAATGGCAGCCATTTGCGTCGTCGCCGTGTCCGTTGGCACAATGCCTTGTTGCGCTAGCCAGTCGGCATTGCCAATCCAGACAGGGTGGGACTGCTCATGCCAGGTGACGGTGGCGGCAACGCCGAGTCCTGCCTGGGTCAAGAAGTCGCTAGCGGGAGGTAACTCCAGCGATGCCTCGGTAGCAGCTTGTTGAATGGCGATCGCGAGGGGATGCTGGGTGCCGCTTTCAACGGTCGCGGCGAGGGCCAGCAAGTCATTGTCCGTCAGGTCGTCCGCCAGGGACTGGCAGTGGGTGACGCGGGGCAACCCTGCCGTGAGGGTGCCGGTTTTGTCGAAAACGACGGTGTCGATTTGGCTGAGCATTTCGAGCACGTCGCCACCGCGAATCAGCAGCCCCCGCTCGGCGCCCATGCCGGAACCGACGAGAATGGCGGTCGGTGTGGCGAGACCCAGCGCACAGGGGCAGGCGATGACGAGAACGGCGATCGCGAGCTTCAAACTCACCAATAGCGTTGATGACTGCATCGTCATGGTGTGAGTGGCGTGGACGGCTCCCAGCGCACTGTCCATCACGTCAGGCCAGAGGGGCAGGCCGACAAAATACCAAAAGAGAAACGTCAGGGTCGCCAGGGTTAGCACGCCATAGGTGAAGTATCCCGAAATCACGTCGGCCAGTTGTTGAATCGGCGCTTTGCGGGTTTGGGCGGCTTCCACCAAGCGAATCATTTGGGCCAGCATGGTGTCGCTACCCGTCTCGGTGACTTTGAGGGCGATCGCCCCCGTTTGGTTCACCGTGCCCGCGACGACCATTTCGCCGGGCTGCTTTTCCACGGGCAAAGATTCTCCCGTCAGCATCGATTCATCGACCGTGGTTTGTCCGGTTTCAATCACCCCATCAGCGGGAATCGTTTCCCCCGGCAAGACTCGCAACCATTCGCCGGGCTGTACGGCACTCACGGGAATTTCGACGCCGGGTTGGGTGCTGCCATCGGCGGCGGGCATGCCAATCAGACGGGCTTGGGCGGGCTGTAGGGCGATGAGCGATCGCAGCGCGTCCGTCGCTCGAAAGCGGGCGCGATGCTCTAAGGTGCGGCCCAACAAGATGAAGCTCAGCAGCATTACCGGCTCGTCAAAGAAACATTCCCAACCCAGGGTCGGCCACAGCAGCGCTACCACGCTGGCCCCATAGGCACTCAGCGCGCCCAGTGCTACCAGGGTGTTCATATTGGGAGTCCCGCGTCGGGCTCCTTGCCAGCCATCGACTACAATCTCGCGGGCGGGAAACAGCAGCACCGCTGTCGCCAACACGAAGTGAAACCACAAGTTGCTCAGCACGGGCACGGTCACCCAGCCGAAGTGGTGCAAATGCCCAATGGTAGAAAGTGCCAAAAGGGTGAGGGCGATCGCCAGCCGCCCAGCCTGTTCACGGTTTTCTTGTTGCTTGCGGTGCAGCCAGTCGGTCAG contains the following coding sequences:
- a CDS encoding hybrid sensor histidine kinase/response regulator — translated: MTQTAPGSPQRDHHTSFRKSMSSLAQQIRAALLAMVLFTALPIGALLIYVSLGTHMRDINALQSERSAIIASRLENYMDGLQRQLSYLARVKGLSELDPSVQTDLLNGLARQNDAYEAILILDREGQVVSSVAPYEDFNPVEFENSPIFRRAYGQQEEVAGTVMVDPNLRFPTVRLAVPIRDREDEVAGALIAEVNLRFLGYVISRTQVGDTGYVYILDERNHVITRSDRPLENLAIQNLNNTELVETLDQLDDQAINQYVGLTDRPVLGAVSPITSVNWQVVVELPSQEVYAPVRHMIVVIGVGATGAIAIALGAGWVLTRRLTTPLHKLSEASIALSEGDLAARVDIKTNNELGLLAQTFNTMAAQVQESVAKLAATNASLERRVQRRTAELQAAKEEADTANRAKSEFLANMNHELRTPLNGILGYAQILGRDTTLTRKQHQGISIIKQCGSHLLTLINDVLDLAKIEARKMELYPQDFHLPNFLQGTAEICAVKAHQKGIDFIYDEAANLPTAVHADDKRLRQVLLNLLSNAVKFTDHGRVVFQVRLVNQPQPAAIATLPATPGETAIQSPLKRLRFTVKDTGIGIAPERLTSVFSAFEQAGDRDRNAEGTGLGLTISQQIIQMMGSEIHLESVLGEGSTFWFELTLPLAKEFANVETTSAPQVIGYQGPPFTLLAIDDHPENRLVLINMLEPLGFTVIEAENGQVGYELALKHCPDLIITDVVMPELDGLAMTRLLRQHPDFAQTPIIASPASLSQVEQHESLAAGCDRFIPKPIDLTTLLAEIGALLSLEWIYDQTPTAAPAMTAVTAAEDTFEVPPAAELQALHTAAQGGFIQDIQQEAERLRALSPAYELFANQVLELARNFDDAAIVTLIAPYIDAD
- a CDS encoding BMP family protein, whose protein sequence is MVTTGAKDDGSWSQGGYEGLQLIAEEFNAEVTLAEMVGDEESEEYFRDYAAAGYDFIIAHSGGYIQSAEKVAEEFPRSKFAIVTTYPGNNKNLGAIAFRSGEVGYLSGALAAMTTETNKVAYIVGDSYPVYEEEAALFRKGALATKPDVEVATEFLKTWTDGEKGKEVVLGLAEQGFDRFAINADEAGIEALKAVTAAYDNVKIVGWTNDQYELAPDQVLTSMLQDLPRLVANSVDLLLQGKWEGKLYKFGLKEGIYSIAPFRGSLTEAQEAQFEDIKNQVMVGEIDISPN
- a CDS encoding mechanosensitive ion channel family protein, whose translation is MDINVILTSVTDIIVAFGLKIIGAIIFWFVGRWLIGLAIKMISAAFRSSNLEETLLIYLKSTLGVLLNVILVVAILGFFGIETTSFAAFLAAAGIAIGAAWSGLLAHFAAGAFLVIFRPYKVGDFITAGGITGTVREIGLFVTSIDTLENVRNVVGNNVLFSDTIQNFSTNPYRRVDLVAQLNHDVNHKHAIALLKEKVSAIPNVMAEPAPDVEILEFTPMGPVLAVRPYCNNDHYWQVYFDTNKVIRETCVEANFSAPEQHLVVHRTAA
- a CDS encoding GDSL-type esterase/lipase family protein, whose amino-acid sequence is MSPRIFFIGDSFIHGTGDPTCLGWVGRVCARAMAHNHAFTGYNLGVRGDTTQLIHQRWQPEVQSRSANPASVGFVFSFGANDVNLNDETSQPRVPLADSVAYAQAILGDAQKIDPVLMVESPPIANDLAANQRLAELNQHILDLCQVLAIPHIRTCAALLNTPSWMEEAIANDGAHPREQGYTALAEIILSSQQWSQWLEQFSRIDT
- a CDS encoding alpha/beta hydrolase, producing MIRSRAKTRLVFLQIGLLSWGVLLVGLLAFLWLRPQGQFALSQLPLISIAAWLAGIGLVAFLVAGLLSRKTRVYILFFVAVLLVLVNGLAYFGAYTLTHYNDSMLPGLAFAPKPENASNPAEFGLDYATERITINDEEWLEAWRIPYYGEPQGTVLLFPGNGGNKAHQLMWPAGIFHQMGYHTLMVDFRGQGGSSGTSATMGLREAEDVAAAMAHAEQIGLPRPYVLYGVSAGSVAVMKAVDDGLQPDATILEMPFAHFMNAVKTRMKAQDFPTAGVAELLVFWGSIQHGENGFFHNPVNYARSMSMPTLILQGEKDRWTTLEEIDAIYDNLPGAKELVIFPNTGHSLLVTVDETFWTQSVRDFLQAQGLAQPSS
- a CDS encoding heavy metal translocating P-type ATPase; the protein is MVKAPLPTAPAAPAKPTPPATRSLVFDVSGMMCAGCVRAVEKQLTACDGVQSATVNLITEVAVVETLADRQVDPQQLADRLTQNGFPSQLRTAADGTQTDAGLTDWLHRKQQENREQAGRLAIALTLLALSTIGHLHHFGWVTVPVLSNLWFHFVLATAVLLFPAREIVVDGWQGARRGTPNMNTLVALGALSAYGASVVALLWPTLGWECFFDEPVMLLSFILLGRTLEHRARFRATDALRSLIALQPAQARLIGMPAADGSTQPGVEIPVSAVQPGEWLRVLPGETIPADGVIETGQTTVDESMLTGESLPVEKQPGEMVVAGTVNQTGAIALKVTETGSDTMLAQMIRLVEAAQTRKAPIQQLADVISGYFTYGVLTLATLTFLFWYFVGLPLWPDVMDSALGAVHATHTMTMQSSTLLVSLKLAIAVLVIACPCALGLATPTAILVGSGMGAERGLLIRGGDVLEMLSQIDTVVFDKTGTLTAGLPRVTHCQSLADDLTDNDLLALAATVESGTQHPLAIAIQQAATEASLELPPASDFLTQAGLGVAATVTWHEQSHPVWIGNADWLAQQGIVPTDTATTQMAAIAPGQTAVYIAMGDRVVGLIAVADELREDAPETITALQQQGLKVHLLTGDRAPVAQAIATTVGIPATQVRAEVLPADKSQAIAALQAQGHRVALVGDGINDAPALAQADVGISLSSGTDIAAESAGVVLMSDRLTGVLESLRLGRATVAKIRQNLAWAFAYNLIGIPAAAGILLPAYGVSLSPAVAGGLMAFSSVTVVVNSLLLKAQRPAPL